TTGGTTTAGTGCCAAATTCGAAGACAAGTGTTAAGAGCTTTACAACAGTCATGTTGGATAGCGATTCACAAGTAGCACAAGTCGTTCGTTTAGCTGAAAAGAATAATATTAAGATGGATACCAAGGCTGAAGAGTCAAGTGGTTTCTGGATTCAAATTTTGTTGTACGCTCTACCATTAGTGATGATCATTTTCTTCTTCTACATGATGATGGGTCAAGCTGGTCAAGGTGGCGGCAACAACCGGGTCATGAACTTTGGTAAATCCAAGGTCAAACCTGCCGATAAAAAAGCTAATAAAGTTCGTTTCTCTGATGTGGCCGGTGCCGAAGAAGAGAAACAAGAATTGGTTGAAGTCGTTGAATTCTTGAAGGATCCACGTAAGTTCGTCTCCCTAGGTGCCCGCATACCGGCAGGTGTCTTGTTGGAGGGTCCTCCTGGTACTGGTAAAACTTTGCTGGCTAAAGCAGTTGCCGGTGAAGCTGGCGTTCCGTTCTACTCGATCTCAGGCTCTGACTTCGTTGAAATGTTCGTCGGTGTTGGTGCTAGCCGTGTTCGTGACTTGTTTGAACAAGCCAAGAAGAGTGCGCCAGCAATTATCTTCATTGATGAAATTGATGCCGTTGGTCGTAAGCGTGGTAATGGCATGGGTGGCGGTCACGATGAACGTGAACAAACCTTAAACCAATTGTTAGTTGAACTTGATGGTTTTACCGGTAGTGAAGGGGTTATCGTCATTGCGGCAACTAACCGTTCTGATGTCCTTGATCCAGCCTTACTTCGTCCCGGCCGTTTTGACCGTAAGATTTTGGTCGGCAGTCCTGACGTTAAAGGCCGTGAAGCTATTTTGAAAGTACATGCTAAGAATAAGCCATTGGCCGATGATGTTGATTTGAAGGTTTTGGCTAAGACGACACCAGGTTTTGTTGGTGCTGATCTGGAAAACTTATTGAACGAAGCGGCTTTAGTTGCGGCTCGCCGTGATAAGAAGAAGATCGACGCTGCTGATGTTGATGAAGCTGAAGATCGGGTGATCGCTGGTCCTGCTAAGCGTGATCGTGTTATCAGTCCTAAAGAACGTAATATGGTGGCTTTCCATGAAGCTGGCCATACGATCGTTGGTTTAGTCTTAAGTGATTCACGTGTCGTTCGTAAAGTAACCATCGTACCACGTGGCCGCGCAGGCGGTTATGCAATCATGTTGCCACGTGAAGATCAATTCTTGATGACTAAGAAAGAATTGACTGAACAAATCGTTGGTTTGCTTGGTGGACGGACGGCCGAAGAAATTATTTTCGGTACTCAATCAACTGGGGCTTCTAATGACTTTGAACAGGCAACCCAATTAGCACGAGCAATGGTGACTCAATACGGGATGAGCGCTAAATTAGGTGACATTCAGTATGAAGGTCCCGCAATGCAGCAAACAGAATTTGGCGTTCGACCATATTCTGAAGCAACTGCAACTGCAATTGATGATGAAGTTCGTCGAATTATGAACGAAGCACATCAACAAGCTTACGAAATTATTCAAGCACATCGAGATCAGCATAAGTTGATTGCTGAAGAATTGCTCAAGCGCGAAACCTTGAATGAAAAACAAATTCTCAGCTTGTTCAACACTGGTGAAATGCCCGATGAAGCTGGTACGGAAGAATTTCCAAGTGAAAAGGCAGCAACTTTTGAACAATCCAAGCAAGAATTGGAACGTCAAGATGCTGAAAAACAAGTGAAAGATAAGCAAAATACCGATGGTTCTGATTCAGCAACAGCACAATCAGATGATTCGGCTGCAACTGCTGACTCAACCGCTGCTGATTCTGCGTCCGCACAATCTGACGTTGCTTCTAACGCCGATTCAGCTGACTCGCAATCAGATGACGATCATAATGCATAAAACAAAGGGCTGGAGCAAATGTTCCGGCCCTTCGTTTCGTAAAAAATTTACAATAAAATAAGGGAGCGCGATTAACGAATGCGTGATTATTTAGTTAAAAGTATGGCTTACCATGGTACGGTGCGTGCTTTTGCAGTCGATGCCAGTGGCGTTGTTGCCGAAGCACAACGGCGTCATGGAACGTGGAGCGCTTCATCTGCAGCACTTGGCCGCACACTGGTGGCAACATTGTTAATGAGTACTGCCGGCCTACAAGATGAACAAAAAATGACAGTTAAAGTACTGGGCAACGGTCCGGCTGGCGCCATCGTTGCTGATGGTAACGCTCATGGTACAGTAAAAGGGTATATTCAAAATCCTCATGTACATTTACCACTGAACGAAAAAAAGCATATTGATGTCCGGGGTGCAGTTGGGACTGCTGGTACGATCGCAGTCACTAAAGATCTAGGCCTAGCCCAACCATTTACCGGACAAACCCCGATCGTTTCTGGTGAACTCGGTGATGACTTTACTTACTACATGGCGAGTTCAGAACAGATTCCTTCAGCAGTTGGCGTGTCTGTATTTGTGAATCCAGATAACACCATCGAAGTTGCTGGCGGTTTTCTGATTGAAATGATGCCTGGTGCGGATGATGAAGTTGCGGCCGACTTAGAGGCTAAGCTAAAAACAATTCCTTTGGTTTCGGAATCGTTACGCCAAGGAAAAACGCCGGAAATGATTTTACAGGAGATTTTTGGGACCGACTTGGAAATCCTAGACACATTGCCGGTTGCGTTTAAATGTGATTGCTCCAAAGCGCGTTTTGGTAAATCGATCGCAGCATTGAAACCAACCGAAATTCAAGCAATGATCGATGAAGATCATGGTGCAGAAGCAGTTTGTCAGTTCTGTGGGACTAAGTATCAATTTAGTGCTGCGGAGTTACAAACACTTAAAGATAACTACGAAGGATAGATGTAAGCTAGATGCGGCCAATCAATGGTCGCATCTTTTTTTCTGAAACAAGCGAGCTAGTCGGTTTTCGTTGGTGGTGATTTGTGCTATGATACAAAAGATGTTTCTGAAAAAAGTGCGTAGGTACTTTGAATAATGAATGCGTAGAAATGTGGTGCAAAAAGCAGTTCACGCTACTTAACAACTCTAGTCAACGCTCCGCTGAAGCGTATCTTATGTCTAAGTCCGGTTAAGTGCCGTGATCTAAACGCTTTTTGCCTCACGCTGAATTTTATTTAAAAGGTGGTCAATTAAAATGGAATGGCAGATCGGTAATGTTAAGATTCCCAATCAAGTTGTCGTTGCACCAATGGCGGGCATCACAAACGCCGCTTTCCGAGTGATTTGTCGGCAGTTTGGTGCAGGCTTAGTGGTTTGTGAAATGATCAGTGATCGCGGGATTCTACATCACAATACAAAAACGTTAAGCATGTTGTTCGTTGATCCAACGGAACATCCGGTTAGT
This is a stretch of genomic DNA from Loigolactobacillus coryniformis subsp. coryniformis KCTC 3167 = DSM 20001. It encodes these proteins:
- the hslO gene encoding Hsp33 family molecular chaperone HslO — its product is MRDYLVKSMAYHGTVRAFAVDASGVVAEAQRRHGTWSASSAALGRTLVATLLMSTAGLQDEQKMTVKVLGNGPAGAIVADGNAHGTVKGYIQNPHVHLPLNEKKHIDVRGAVGTAGTIAVTKDLGLAQPFTGQTPIVSGELGDDFTYYMASSEQIPSAVGVSVFVNPDNTIEVAGGFLIEMMPGADDEVAADLEAKLKTIPLVSESLRQGKTPEMILQEIFGTDLEILDTLPVAFKCDCSKARFGKSIAALKPTEIQAMIDEDHGAEAVCQFCGTKYQFSAAELQTLKDNYEG
- the ftsH gene encoding ATP-dependent zinc metalloprotease FtsH — its product is MNNKRNGLFRNSLFYIVIFLSLIGIIYFFSNGQSNSQSKELQSSEFISQLRNNKIKDFSVQPNNGVYKITGDYRKAQKVSSNSGGFGLVPNSKTSVKSFTTVMLDSDSQVAQVVRLAEKNNIKMDTKAEESSGFWIQILLYALPLVMIIFFFYMMMGQAGQGGGNNRVMNFGKSKVKPADKKANKVRFSDVAGAEEEKQELVEVVEFLKDPRKFVSLGARIPAGVLLEGPPGTGKTLLAKAVAGEAGVPFYSISGSDFVEMFVGVGASRVRDLFEQAKKSAPAIIFIDEIDAVGRKRGNGMGGGHDEREQTLNQLLVELDGFTGSEGVIVIAATNRSDVLDPALLRPGRFDRKILVGSPDVKGREAILKVHAKNKPLADDVDLKVLAKTTPGFVGADLENLLNEAALVAARRDKKKIDAADVDEAEDRVIAGPAKRDRVISPKERNMVAFHEAGHTIVGLVLSDSRVVRKVTIVPRGRAGGYAIMLPREDQFLMTKKELTEQIVGLLGGRTAEEIIFGTQSTGASNDFEQATQLARAMVTQYGMSAKLGDIQYEGPAMQQTEFGVRPYSEATATAIDDEVRRIMNEAHQQAYEIIQAHRDQHKLIAEELLKRETLNEKQILSLFNTGEMPDEAGTEEFPSEKAATFEQSKQELERQDAEKQVKDKQNTDGSDSATAQSDDSAATADSTAADSASAQSDVASNADSADSQSDDDHNA